In Deltaproteobacteria bacterium, the genomic stretch GGTGCCCGGCACCGGCGACGGCACGCCGATCACCTGCGACCACCCCGGCGGTAGCGGCAACGGCACCATGCCGGCGGGCATCTCGGTCGATCCCGAAACCTGCGCCCTGACCGGCACCGTGCAGGACACGCGACTGGGCACCTGGGCCTTCATCGTGCGCGGCACGCAGGCCGGCGCCGAGGTCTTCATCCCGTATTGCGCCACCAACGACACCCCGGCCGCCGGCACGTTCGCGATCGAGGTCGATCACACCGGCGCGACCGCCCAGACCCTGGTGCCGCTGATGCGACTGTTCAACCCCGACGCCAGCATCATGGTGGGCGCCCCCGGCGACCCGCTGTTCCGCGCCGAGGCCGGCAGCGCCTGCCCGGGCGGCGTGTGCTCGTACAGCTTCTCGTTCTTCATCAACGCCTCGCCGTTCGATCTGCAAGACGGCGCCGGCAACGACAAGGCGGTCATCGTCGACGACATGCTCGCCAGCGACGCCGACGGCTACTTCATGACCCACGGCCTCGAGCTGTCGACCAACACACCGGTCGCCGACGCCTTCAAGAACCGCCCGTGGGTGGTCAACCTGGCGATCGACTACTGCTTCGACGTCGACGGCAACAACTGCGACACCTCGATGACCCCGACCTTCGACGGATTCCTCGAGTGGTCGGTGATCATGGTCCCGCAGGGCTAGAGAGGTTTACGGAGAACTAGTACCTCGACACAGCGATAGTGACGGGTCATAACACCGCCCTGACCGCGCCTCGCTGCGTTGCCGCACCTTGAAATACGCCCGGTATTCCGGCGGCACGGCGCCTTGCGGAGTCGCGGCCATGACGGCGTTCTGACCCATCACTATCGCTGTGTCGAGGTACTAGTCGACGAAGTGCACGTCGCCGGGCCCGTCGACGTCGACGTGCCGCGTGGCGGGCTGGCCCCACACCCGCACGTCGCCGGGTCCGTCGAGCGCGACGTCGATGTCTTCGCCGGCGAACACGCGGGCGTCCAGCGGGCCGTCGCCGTCGAGGGTCAGCGCGGCCGCACGCAGGCCGCGGGCATCGAGCGACAGCGGGCCATCGAGCACGAGCTCGGCGTGGTCGACCTCGCCCGACAGCGCGACGTCGGCGGGGCCATCGACGTCGACCGTCACCGCGGCGCCGACGATGCCGCGCACGGTCACGTTCGCCGGGCCATCGATGGTGGCGTGCTCGAGCGCGAACGGGCCCTCGACGAGCGCGTCGCTGGGCCCGTCGACGTGCAGGCGCGTCAGCGTGGTGGTCGTGACCTCCAGCTCGCAGTCGACGTGTGGACGCAGCCGTCGACGCAGCGCTCGCACCCGCAGCACGCCGGCTTCGACGGTGGTCTCGATGTCGTCGACGAGATTGTCGTCGCAGGTCAGCAGGCCAGGTAGCTGCCGCGAGCCGGGGCTCGCCGCGCCCACGCGCAGCGCGACCACGGTGTCGTTGTCGATGGCGTCGAACGCCGCCAGCTCGCGCTCGACGGTGATGGGGTCACCGCTGCCGAACACGCACGCCGAGGACAGCAATGGCGCACACAACGACAGGCGCGCCGCGAGGGTGGACATGGACATGCGGGTGCAACACCGCGGGCGTCCGCCGGTGTCACCCCCCGCGCGGCGGACCGCCGCGGACCGCCGCGCGGTGCCGGCGCTCGCGCGCGGCGGTGTCCTGGCGATAGAAATCCCGCATCAGCTCGTACATCGCGCCGTGATCGCGCTGCATCTCGAGCGGCTGCTCGAAGAAGTGCTCGCTCGCGACCGCGAAGAACTCCGCACCGTTGGTCAGCGCGTAGGTACCGAGGTAGCTCGATGCGCCCCGCTCGGTGCGGCGGCGCAGCTCCTCGTACTCCTGCGTGAAGACCTCGACCCAACGATCGTAGGTCGCGCGATCGTGCAGCGGTGGAACCCCGTCGGCGCTGCCGCTCAGCATGTCGAGCTTGTGGGCGAACTCGTGGTAGACGACGTTGCGACCGTCGGTGGGGTTGGCGGCGCCGCGACGCACCGCGTCCCAGACCAGGATCACGGGCCCGCGCGCGAAGGCCTGGCCGTGGATGGGCACACCCGCCGGTGGCAGCGTGCCGCCGGGCGCGAAGAAGCCCGGCTTGGGCGGCGGCACCACCACCGTGTACGGGTAGACCACGATGCTCTCGACCTGGCGGTACAGCGCGTGCTCGAGCCCGAGGATGAGCAGACACGCCTGCGCCGCGATGGTCACGCGGATCTCGTCGTCGAGCACGAGTCCGGCGGCGCCCTCCCAGTGCTTCTCGGCCACGAACACCTGCACGAGCTCGCGCAGGTGGGCCGCCTCGGCGTCGTCGAGCCACGCCAGGTGGGGCACGCGCACGCGCAGGATGCCGTGCCACGCCTCCGGGAACGGCTGGGCCAGGATGCGTCGTCGTCGTCGATCGTCGAGCCAGGAGAACAACATCGAAGGTGGGCGCCCCCCGAGCAGTAGCGTGGACCTGCGGCGGATCTCCGCGCAAGCGGACGAAGTGCCGAGGGTGGCGCGCGCGAACCTGCTACAGTCGGCGGCGGTGGCCCAGGCGCCCAACCTCCGCGAAGAACGGACCGCACGCGTGATCGACCGCGAGGTCGCACCGCTGTGGCACGACCGCTTCGCTCGCGCGATGTGGCGGCACCTGCCAGGCGAGCAGCCGGCGCTCGTGCTCGACGTCGCCTGTGGCGGTGGTCGCACGACCGCCGAGCTCATGCAGCGCGTGCACGCCGACACGAAGGTGATCGGGCTCGAGGCCGACCCGCTGCTGCGTGAGCTGGCCAAGGCACGGCTCGGCGAGTGGAAGGATCGTGTCTACCTCAAGGCCGGCAGCCTCGACGACGTCGCCTCGATGACGGCCGGCAGCTACGACCTCGTGCTCGCCAACCTCGTGCTCGGTGAGGTCACCAGCCTGCCCGAGGCGCTGCGCGAGTTGGTGCGCGTGACCAAGCCGGGCGGACAGCTGTTGGCGACGCTGCCGCTCGACGGCAGCTGGGCCGAGGCCGAGGATCTCTACCGCGAGGTGCTGCGCGACGCGGGGGCCCGCGACGCGGGACGACGGCTGCGTCGGCTCGCGCAGCTGCGCCCGACCGGCCACGAGCTCGCGCGCGCGCTGACGGAGATCGGCGTGTCGCCGCATCACTTCGTGATCGAGCAGGAGCGCTTCGAGCTGCTGTTCGCCGGCGGCCGCGAGTTCCTGTTCGCGCCGGTGGTCGAGCTCGGGCCGCTGCGGATGTGGAAGGCCATCATCGGCGATGGTGGCAAGCCGCAAGAGCTGTTCTGGCGCCTGAAGGAGTCGATCGACACCTACTTCGCGGGCCACGTGTTCGCGGTCACCGTGGTCGCCGGCTTGGTGCGGGTGCGCGTGCCCGAGCGCGGCGCAGCTGCCCACGCCGCTGCCGAGACCGCCGGCGAACACTGGCGACAGTGGCCGCAGCTCGACGCGCTGTGGCAGGCGGTCGAGCGCCGCGATCAAGCCGCGACCGACATCGATCTCGACATCGATCTCGACGCCGAGCCCGAGCCCGCCGCACCCGCCGTCGTCGCCGCGACCACGTCGCGCCCCGAGACCCCCGCGACCTCGATGTCGGCCTCGATGCCGCTGACCGACGAGGACGAGGCCATCTTCGCCCTGCTCGAGCAGCCGGTACCCAGCCGCGCCGGCAACGACGAGCTCGATGCGCTGCTCGATCAAGTGCTCGAGTTCGCCGCGCCGCGCGAGGACGTCACCGAACTCGACGAAGACGAGCTCGAGGAGGCCGAGCCGGACGCGCCCGCGGTCGATCGCCCGGGCGACACGCTGCAGCGGATCCGTGCGCTGCTGCCCCCGCCACCGACGCTCTCGACGCCTCCGCCTCCGCCGGGCCGACGCCAGCGCTGACGCGCCGCGCGGAGGTTGCATGTCGCCCGCCGGCCGTGCTCTGCTCACGCCGTGATCGTCGTATCCGGCACCAAGCGCAGCGGCACGAGCATGTGGATGCAGGTGCTGGCCGCCGCGGGCCTGCCCGTGCTCGGCCAGCAGTTCCCGCGCAACTGGGAGCAGAGCCTCAAGCAGGTCAACGCCGACGGCTTCTACGAGTCGATTCTCCGCCAGGGCGTCTACTACCGCACCAATCCCCATCCCGTCACCGGCAAGTACTTCTTGCCCGAGCAGGTCGCGGGCTACGCGGTGAAGATCTTCGTGCCGGGCGTGGTCCGGACCGAGCGCGCGTACATCGAGCGCCTGGTCGCCAACATCCGCGAGTGGCGGGAGTACGAGGCCTCGATCCTGCGGCTGTACGCGATCGAGCGCGAACACGATCTCGCCCGCAACCCCAACGCACCCGAGCCGGTGGTGTTCCCGCCGGCGTTCGAGTGGTGGATGGAGAACTTCGCGTTGGTGCGCGACATCAGCATCCGCCGCTACCCCGCGCGGCTGCAGACCTACGACCAAGTGCTCGCCGACCCCGCCAAGGTCATCGCCGCGACCATGGAGTGGATCGGCGTCGGCGACGTCGAGGCCGCGGTCGCGGCGGTGAAGCCGGAGCACCGCAACTTCGTGCGCCCGGAGTCGGACAGCATCGAGCCGCGCTTCGCCAAGGTCTTCGACGACCTGTACGCAGCCATCGCCGACGGCGGCACCTTGAGCGGCACGCTGCTCGACACCCTGAATCGCACCAACCGCGAGATGCTGCCCAAGCTGGTCGAGCTGCAGACCGCCGTCGCCAAGTACCACATGAGCCAGCCCGGCCCGAAGCCGGAGCAGGTCTTCGGCCTCCCCGACACCTGACGACGCCCACCACGCCCAACCACGCCCAGCACACAAGAGAGCGCCAGCGCATCGCGTCCCGCGCCGCTGGCGGTCGCAGCGGCGATGCGCTACATCCGAAGTGGGGATGCTCGGATGGATGGCGAGTGGGTGGGTCGCGGCCGCGTGCGCGTCGTGGTCGGGCGACGCCGCCGGCTCGCCCTTCGTGGGTGACCTCCGCGCTGCCCCTGGCGTGCCAATCGACGAGATCGTGGTCGCCCCCCGAGGCGGCGCGCGAGACTTCACCGCCGAGCTCGAACCGCGCGCGGCACAGAGCACGGTCGTCTACATCAACTTCGACGGCGCCTCACTGTCGTACGGACTCGACGACTCGACCCGCAACGTCACGGCGCTCGAGGACCAGGCCGGCGAGTTCCCCGACTACGGCGGCAGCTCGCAGCGGGCCGCCGTCGTGCAGGCAGTGGCCAACGACTTCGCGCCGTACGACGTGGTGTTGGTCGAAGAGCGCCCGCAGGGCATCGACTACACCATGGCGCTGGTCGGACCCAACGGCGTCGGCAGCGT encodes the following:
- a CDS encoding DUF2807 domain-containing protein gives rise to the protein MSMSTLAARLSLCAPLLSSACVFGSGDPITVERELAAFDAIDNDTVVALRVGAASPGSRQLPGLLTCDDNLVDDIETTVEAGVLRVRALRRRLRPHVDCELEVTTTTLTRLHVDGPSDALVEGPFALEHATIDGPANVTVRGIVGAAVTVDVDGPADVALSGEVDHAELVLDGPLSLDARGLRAAALTLDGDGPLDARVFAGEDIDVALDGPGDVRVWGQPATRHVDVDGPGDVHFVD
- a CDS encoding putative Ig domain-containing protein, which codes for MRVQALTLAAAASFVSACTDDLDAPYNYLQTTGYATGGDMPMVDCDAIPAAAVAADFSHVLTVAGGEMPYSFASSNLPPGLTLDADGTLAGTPTQAGDASFDITVTDAGGVAGTTTCQLSIADQISVELALDSVPYCLTGTDTLLAHVVPGTGDGTPITCDHPGGSGNGTMPAGISVDPETCALTGTVQDTRLGTWAFIVRGTQAGAEVFIPYCATNDTPAAGTFAIEVDHTGATAQTLVPLMRLFNPDASIMVGAPGDPLFRAEAGSACPGGVCSYSFSFFINASPFDLQDGAGNDKAVIVDDMLASDADGYFMTHGLELSTNTPVADAFKNRPWVVNLAIDYCFDVDGNNCDTSMTPTFDGFLEWSVIMVPQG
- a CDS encoding zinc-dependent peptidase encodes the protein MLFSWLDDRRRRRILAQPFPEAWHGILRVRVPHLAWLDDAEAAHLRELVQVFVAEKHWEGAAGLVLDDEIRVTIAAQACLLILGLEHALYRQVESIVVYPYTVVVPPPKPGFFAPGGTLPPAGVPIHGQAFARGPVILVWDAVRRGAANPTDGRNVVYHEFAHKLDMLSGSADGVPPLHDRATYDRWVEVFTQEYEELRRRTERGASSYLGTYALTNGAEFFAVASEHFFEQPLEMQRDHGAMYELMRDFYRQDTAARERRHRAAVRGGPPRGG
- a CDS encoding class I SAM-dependent methyltransferase — protein: MARANLLQSAAVAQAPNLREERTARVIDREVAPLWHDRFARAMWRHLPGEQPALVLDVACGGGRTTAELMQRVHADTKVIGLEADPLLRELAKARLGEWKDRVYLKAGSLDDVASMTAGSYDLVLANLVLGEVTSLPEALRELVRVTKPGGQLLATLPLDGSWAEAEDLYREVLRDAGARDAGRRLRRLAQLRPTGHELARALTEIGVSPHHFVIEQERFELLFAGGREFLFAPVVELGPLRMWKAIIGDGGKPQELFWRLKESIDTYFAGHVFAVTVVAGLVRVRVPERGAAAHAAAETAGEHWRQWPQLDALWQAVERRDQAATDIDLDIDLDAEPEPAAPAVVAATTSRPETPATSMSASMPLTDEDEAIFALLEQPVPSRAGNDELDALLDQVLEFAAPREDVTELDEDELEEAEPDAPAVDRPGDTLQRIRALLPPPPTLSTPPPPPGRRQR